A single window of Colletotrichum destructivum chromosome 9, complete sequence DNA harbors:
- a CDS encoding Putative GNAT domain, acyl-CoA N-acyltransferase, N-acetyltransferase Ard1 codes for MDIRLLKSADLPLIQHANLENLPENYFLKYYLYHALSWPQLSYVAVDVSRPKRTPYDYPKIVGYVLAKMEEEPADGIAHGHITSLSVMRTHRRLGIAEKLMRQSQLAMVETFGAQYVSLHVRVSNQAAIHLYRDTLGFKTEKTESKYYADGEDAFCMKLDLGYIREQVQDERDREEEKDGEPVDEGEAVGDVGRDPSATAAADKKRKVKVGRGLGVGELVEKNESKN; via the exons ATGGATATCCGCCTGCTCAAGTCCGCCGACCTCCCCCTCATACAGCACGCCAACCTCGAGAACCTGCCCGAGAACTACTTCCTCAAGTACTACCTCTACCACGCCCTCTCGTGGCCCCAGCTCAGCtatgtcgccgtcgatgtcTCGCGCCCGAAGCGCACCCCCTACGACTACCCCAAGATTGTCGGCTACGTCCTggccaagatggaggaggagcccgccgacggcattGCCCACGGCCATATCACCAGCCTCAGCGTCATGCGCACCCACCGCCGTCTGGGTATCGCTGAAAAGCTGATGCGCCAAAGTC AACTCGCCATGGTCGAGACCTTTGGCGCCCAGTACGTCTCCCTTCACGTCCGCGTCTCCAACCAAGCCGCCATCCACCTGTACCGCGATACCCTGGGCTTCAAGACGGAAAAGACGGAGAGCAAGTActacgccgacggcgaggacgcctTCTGCATGAAACTCGACCTGGGTTACATCCGCGAGCAGGTCCAGGACGAGCGCGACCgcgaagaggagaaggacggcgagcCCGTTGACGAGGGTGAGGCCGTCGGTGATGTCGGCCGCGACCCCAGcgctaccgccgccgccgacaagaagcgcaaggtcaaggttggccgcggcctcggcgtcggcgagctagtcgagaagaacgagaGCAAGAACTAA